GGCTCCTATCTGCTACGAACGAAAAAGGTGATTCTTACTTAAATCTTATGCAAAATCTGTTCCGGAAGTATGGTTATGAAACAGAATTTAAGACACTTAATGCAAAAGATTACGGTGTTCCTCAAAATAGGAGAAGGGTTATTCTTGTTGGAAAAAAAGGAACATCAACGAATTTCTATCCGGAACTGAATAAGTGTGCATCAGATGTTCCTGTGAAAGAAATTCTCTCGGATCTTCCTTTTATTACAGCAGGCGGGGGAACTGCGTGGCCATCCCTAATTGATTCCAAAGCTGAACAATGGTTGTATGACGTAGAGATACGGAATGATGAGATGCCGGTGACATTGCATCAAGCAAGGTACAATAGGAAAGAGGATCTGGAAATTTATAGAATCGCCGTTGACCTCTGGAATAAGAAAAAGGTTCGGCTTCAGTACAATGAACTTCCCGAACAACTGCAAACGCATGAAAATAAAAGTACGTTTCTGAACCGATTCAACGTTGTAGCGGGGGATTTGCCATATTCACACACCATTGTTGCCCACATTGCAATGGATGGCCATTACTATATTCATCCAGATATTAAGCAGAATCGCTCGCTCACACCGAGGGAAGCAGCAAGGCTACAAACATTTCCAGATGATTACTACTTTGAAAGTCATAATGGTGGACCTCGCCGGACCCCTGCTTATCGGCAAATTGGTAATGCAGTCCCTGTACTGCTAGCGCAAAGAATTGCGGAAAAGTTAAAGGAGAATTGGTAGCCATGAATAACGACGCAACCTACAAAATTAGGCCAGCAGGTCGGCATCTTCTCACTATTGGTCGAGATCTTATTCAGGACAATTATGCCGCTGTTATTGAATTGGTAAAAAACGCCTATGATGCAGATTCTCTGGATGTCAATATAGAATTTAGAGCAGCTCCTAATCGTGGTAGATATACCATTACCATCTCTGATCACGGACACGGTATGTCTAAAGATGAGGTCATAAACAAATGGCTTGTGCCATCAACGCAAGATAAACGCGTTAAGAAAAGTAGCCCCTCTGGGAGAATCCTGCAGGGAAGCAAGGGGGTTGGACGCTATGCTGCTTCAGTTCTTAGGAAAGATCTCATTCTTGAAACAGTCACCGACCAAAATGAGAAAACAACAGTTTGCCTTGAGTGGGATGATTTTGAGTCTGCTCCGTATTTGGACGATGTGGAAATATTAGTTGAAACAACGCAAGTCTCTGAACCTCCTGGTACGATATTAACCATCAACGGGGATGATGAACTACTCGCTGAGTGGCACAAGGATCGATTTGAAAGACTTAGATTTGAACTGAAAAAACTGACACCCCCAATGAGTAATATCCTTTACAATGCAAACAACGTTGATAAATTCAGTATTGGCTTGACAGTCAAGGGGTTTCCGGGAGTTGATGATGTTAAAGAAACTATTGAACCGTATCCACTTTTTAAACTATTTGACTACAAGATTTCGGGTGTTATAGATGCAAAAGGTAAAGGTATGTTGACATACTCATCGCAAAAAGTTCGTAACACGGTTGAGGAAAAGATCCCGTTTGATCTTGGAAAACAAACAGGATGCGGTGAACTTGATATTGATATTCGTGTGTTTGACCGTGAGAAGGAAGCTATTGCTGCTTTAACTAAACGGGGCCTTAAAGAAGAATCTGAAAGTTCTTTTGGAAGACTCACCGCAAGACAACTTCTAAATTACTACAATGGAATTGGTGTTTATCGGAATGGATTTCGCATTCGGCCACTCGGAGATGCCGGCTTTGATTGGCTGCAACTGAACCCAAGGCGTGTTAACAACCCTACCCTCCGGATAGGTAGCAATCAAGTAATTGGATACGTGCAGATTCAGTCAGAGGACGAATCTGATCTGATTGAGAAAAGTGCTAGAGATGGACTTAAAGAAAATGAATCTTTCAATCGGCTCCAAGATGTCACAAAGCGAGTTATATCGGAGCTTGAGATCCGACGCTTCAAATACAGAAAATCTGCTGGGTTAAGTCGATCCACTATCAAAGTAGAAGAAAATCTACAAGGGCTTTTTTCATCTGATGAGTTAATAGAGAATGTCCGATCACAACTCAACAAGAGCAGGATTGACGAAACAACTATTAGTAGAACCGTTGAACTTATTAATCAAGATGCCGAAGAAAAAAACAAACTGGCTGATGAAATTGAGACAATTGTCGCTATTTATCAGGTCGAAGCTACCTTAGGGAAAATTGTCAATGTAATTCTCCATGAAGGCAGCAAACCTCTCAGTTACTTCCACAACCAGATACCTAACCTTGAGTATTGGTACGAATCGTTTCAAAAAACTGGTAATCCTGACGAATTTGAAAAAATGATGCGGATTGCCAAGGGTATGGTTCAGAACGCGGATATCTTTGTAAAACTTTTTAGGAGACTAGATCCCCTAGCAGCAAGAAAAAACACGGTTAGAAAGCCATTGGAACTAAAGAAAGCAATACAAGGAGTGATTTCTATATTTGAAAAGGAAATGGAACCTGACAATATATCAGTTGAAATCAAGGGACCAGACGACGCTAAATTCTCCGCTCGGATTCAAGATATCTACTCGATTTTCACAAACCTCATTGAAAATAGTCTCTATTGGATGCATGAAGAAAGAGCAGAAATACGACAAATTACTATCGAACTCAAGATGGATAGTGATTCCTTGTGCTTTATCGACTATCGCGACACTGGCACAGGAATCGAACCGGACCTTATTGAAAGCGAAGTGATTTTTGCTCCAGGATTTACTACTAAACCAGATGGAACAGGTTTAGGACTATCTATAGCAGGCGAGGCCGCCTCTCGAAATGACCTTAGATTAGAAGCCTATAAAGCAGACGAAGGAGCACACTTCAGACTTCAACCTAAGATGAAAAACGAAAAATAATGCAGATAAAAATTTTGCTTGTTGAAGATGATAAAGATCAACAAAACATATTTGCAGATGTTGTGAAGGTCTTCAATCAAAGAAATGATTTAAACGTTAAGTATGAGATAGCAGAAGATCCTGAGGAAGCATCAAACAAAATTGATGATTCCTATGATGGAGCAATTATTGACTTATACTTGGGTGATAACGAAGAAGGTGGAAATGAAATTGTCCGCCAACTATACGACTCATTTACAAGAATACCAGTTATTTTTGTTACAGCCTTTGCCGATCAGGTGCCTGATCACCCGTCGATCATAAAGATACGCAGACGTGAGGACGGAACATATGAGTCGGATCTGCTATTATTACAGGGAATACACAACACCGGA
This genomic stretch from Candidatus Poribacteria bacterium harbors:
- a CDS encoding ATP-binding protein — encoded protein: MNNDATYKIRPAGRHLLTIGRDLIQDNYAAVIELVKNAYDADSLDVNIEFRAAPNRGRYTITISDHGHGMSKDEVINKWLVPSTQDKRVKKSSPSGRILQGSKGVGRYAASVLRKDLILETVTDQNEKTTVCLEWDDFESAPYLDDVEILVETTQVSEPPGTILTINGDDELLAEWHKDRFERLRFELKKLTPPMSNILYNANNVDKFSIGLTVKGFPGVDDVKETIEPYPLFKLFDYKISGVIDAKGKGMLTYSSQKVRNTVEEKIPFDLGKQTGCGELDIDIRVFDREKEAIAALTKRGLKEESESSFGRLTARQLLNYYNGIGVYRNGFRIRPLGDAGFDWLQLNPRRVNNPTLRIGSNQVIGYVQIQSEDESDLIEKSARDGLKENESFNRLQDVTKRVISELEIRRFKYRKSAGLSRSTIKVEENLQGLFSSDELIENVRSQLNKSRIDETTISRTVELINQDAEEKNKLADEIETIVAIYQVEATLGKIVNVILHEGSKPLSYFHNQIPNLEYWYESFQKTGNPDEFEKMMRIAKGMVQNADIFVKLFRRLDPLAARKNTVRKPLELKKAIQGVISIFEKEMEPDNISVEIKGPDDAKFSARIQDIYSIFTNLIENSLYWMHEERAEIRQITIELKMDSDSLCFIDYRDTGTGIEPDLIESEVIFAPGFTTKPDGTGLGLSIAGEAASRNDLRLEAYKADEGAHFRLQPKMKNEK
- a CDS encoding DNA cytosine methyltransferase codes for the protein MKDDPRNDLYLLYAEFLEEYEPEYFVFENVPGLLSATNEKGDSYLNLMQNLFRKYGYETEFKTLNAKDYGVPQNRRRVILVGKKGTSTNFYPELNKCASDVPVKEILSDLPFITAGGGTAWPSLIDSKAEQWLYDVEIRNDEMPVTLHQARYNRKEDLEIYRIAVDLWNKKKVRLQYNELPEQLQTHENKSTFLNRFNVVAGDLPYSHTIVAHIAMDGHYYIHPDIKQNRSLTPREAARLQTFPDDYYFESHNGGPRRTPAYRQIGNAVPVLLAQRIAEKLKENW
- a CDS encoding response regulator, with translation MQIKILLVEDDKDQQNIFADVVKVFNQRNDLNVKYEIAEDPEEASNKIDDSYDGAIIDLYLGDNEEGGNEIVRQLYDSFTRIPVIFVTAFADQVPDHPSIIKIRRREDGTYESDLLLLQGIHNTGLTRIMGGRGLIEQRLRDVFLENLLPQINKWISYHPLQSQNSAALAQRCRLC